One window of Ralstonia pickettii DTP0602 genomic DNA carries:
- a CDS encoding pyrroline-5-carboxylate reductase (K00286: E1.5.1.2, proC; pyrroline-5-carboxylate reductase [EC:1.5.1.2]), giving the protein MLDTLTFGFLGGGNMATALIGGLIARGVPATSIRVVDPFPEAQQRLVRDLGVHASGAPDAAFGDSDVLVLAVKPQQFRDAAAQLLPHLPAGGKGNLVISVAAGIRLQDMQRWLGGRTRLVRAMPNTPALAGMGMTGLAGPAGLSSEDRDIASAVAQAVGKCVWVESDDQIDAVTAISGSGPAYVFYFVEAMERAATELGLTAQQGRELAVETFRGAAALAGQSPEPVSTLRERVTSKGGTTYAAVTAMEAAGIGDAFVLAMHAAAARGKEMGAEFGKD; this is encoded by the coding sequence ATGCTCGACACCCTCACCTTCGGCTTTCTTGGCGGCGGCAATATGGCCACCGCACTGATCGGCGGCCTGATCGCCCGCGGCGTGCCTGCTACCTCGATTCGCGTGGTCGATCCCTTCCCGGAGGCGCAGCAGCGGCTGGTGCGCGACCTCGGCGTGCATGCGTCCGGCGCGCCGGACGCCGCCTTCGGCGACAGCGATGTGCTGGTGCTGGCGGTCAAGCCGCAGCAGTTCCGCGATGCCGCGGCGCAGCTGCTGCCGCACCTGCCGGCCGGCGGCAAGGGCAATCTGGTGATCAGCGTGGCTGCCGGGATCCGGCTGCAGGACATGCAGCGCTGGCTGGGCGGGCGCACCCGCCTGGTGCGGGCGATGCCGAATACGCCGGCGTTGGCGGGGATGGGGATGACGGGGCTGGCGGGGCCGGCTGGGTTGTCGTCGGAGGATCGCGACATTGCCAGCGCGGTGGCGCAGGCGGTCGGCAAATGCGTATGGGTGGAGAGCGACGACCAGATCGACGCGGTCACTGCGATTTCCGGAAGCGGTCCGGCTTATGTCTTCTACTTTGTCGAGGCGATGGAGCGTGCTGCGACCGAGCTCGGCCTGACTGCACAGCAAGGCCGCGAGCTGGCGGTGGAAACCTTCCGCGGCGCCGCGGCGCTGGCCGGGCAGTCGCCGGAACCGGTGTCGACGCTGCGCGAGCGTGTCACGTCCAAGGGCGGTACGACCTATGCGGCGGTGACGGCGATGGAGGCGGCAGGAATCGGTGATGCCTTCGTGCTCGCTATGCATGCGGCGGCGGCGCGGGGTAAGGAGATGGGGGCTGAGTTCGGGAAGGATTGA
- a CDS encoding 4-hydroxybenzoate polyprenyltransferase (K03179: ubiA; 4-hydroxybenzoate octaprenyltransferase [EC:2.5.1.-]) translates to MHTSPSLPPAPMLERLSLYARLVRIDKPIGTLLLLWPTLWAMWMAAGGPPSWGLFWIFVAGTFLMRSAGCAINDWADRDFDKHVKRTKERPLTAGKIAAWEALAVAAVLALVAFTLVLPLNALTKWLAVVAAVVAGTYPFFKRFFAIPQAYLGIAFGFGIPMAFAAIQDQVPLVAWVMLLANVFWAVAYDTAYAMVDRDDDLLIGMKTSAITFGRFDVAAIMICYAAFLALMAWAGVLLGLGWPYWVGLVAAGGCAGYHYTLIRDRDRMRCFAAFRHNNWLGACVFAGTAVAYVVR, encoded by the coding sequence GTGCATACCTCCCCGTCGTTGCCTCCCGCTCCCATGCTTGAACGTCTTTCCCTCTACGCGCGCCTGGTGCGCATCGACAAGCCGATCGGCACGCTGCTGCTGTTGTGGCCGACGCTGTGGGCCATGTGGATGGCGGCGGGCGGGCCGCCGTCGTGGGGGCTGTTCTGGATTTTCGTGGCGGGGACGTTCCTGATGCGGTCGGCTGGGTGTGCCATCAATGATTGGGCCGACCGCGACTTTGACAAGCACGTCAAGCGCACCAAGGAGCGGCCGCTGACCGCAGGCAAGATCGCCGCGTGGGAAGCGCTGGCGGTGGCGGCCGTGCTGGCGCTGGTGGCGTTCACGCTGGTGCTGCCTTTGAATGCGCTGACCAAGTGGCTGGCGGTGGTGGCGGCGGTGGTGGCGGGGACCTATCCCTTCTTCAAGCGGTTCTTTGCGATTCCGCAGGCTTACCTGGGTATTGCGTTCGGTTTTGGCATTCCGATGGCGTTTGCCGCGATCCAGGACCAGGTGCCGCTGGTGGCTTGGGTGATGTTGCTGGCCAATGTTTTCTGGGCTGTTGCCTATGACACGGCGTATGCGATGGTGGATCGGGATGATGATCTGCTGATTGGGATGAAGACGTCGGCGATTACCTTTGGGCGGTTTGACGTGGCGGCGATCATGATCTGCTATGCCGCGTTTCTCGCGCTGATGGCGTGGGCTGGCGTGCTGCTGGGGCTGGGGTGGCCGTATTGGGTGGGGCTGGTGGCGGCGGGGGGGTGTGCTGGTTACCACTACACGCTGATTCGGGATCGCGACCGTATGCGCTGTTTTGCGGCGTTCCGGCATAACAACTGGCTGGGGGCTTGTGTGTTTGCGGGGACGGCGGTGGCTTACGTGGTTCGGTGA
- a CDS encoding ferritin (K04047: dps; starvation-inducible DNA-binding protein), which produces MAKKNEMSVNIGISDKDRKKIAEGLSKLLADTYTLYLKTHNFHWNVTGPMFNTLHLMFETQYNELALAVDSIAERIRALGYPAPGTYKEYARLSSIAEEDGVPEATDMIRKLVEGQEAVVRTARSIFPVVDAAGDEPSADLLTQRMQTHEKTAWMLRSMLA; this is translated from the coding sequence ATGGCAAAGAAGAATGAGATGAGTGTGAATATCGGTATTTCCGACAAGGACCGCAAAAAGATCGCGGAAGGCCTGTCCAAGCTGCTGGCGGACACCTACACCCTCTACCTCAAGACCCATAACTTCCACTGGAACGTGACGGGGCCCATGTTCAATACGCTGCATCTGATGTTCGAGACCCAGTACAACGAACTGGCGCTCGCAGTGGATTCGATCGCCGAGCGCATCCGCGCGCTGGGCTACCCGGCACCGGGCACCTACAAGGAGTACGCCCGCCTGTCGTCGATCGCGGAGGAAGACGGCGTGCCCGAGGCCACCGACATGATCCGCAAGCTGGTGGAAGGCCAGGAAGCCGTGGTGCGTACCGCGCGCTCGATCTTCCCGGTGGTCGACGCAGCCGGCGACGAACCGTCGGCCGACCTGCTGACCCAGCGCATGCAGACGCACGAAAAGACCGCGTGGATGCTGCGCTCGATGCTGGCCTGA
- a CDS encoding catalase (K03781: katE, CAT, catB, srpA; catalase [EC:1.11.1.6]) → MSKKDTLTTAAGAPVADNQNSQTAGPRGPMLLQDVWFLEKLAHFDREVIPERRVHAKGSGAYGTLKITHNISQYSKASVFAEIGKETPLFIRFSTVAGERGAADAERDVRGFSVKFYTDEGNWDVVGNNTPVFFVRDPLKFPDFIHTQKRNPRTNLRDPIAVWDFWSRHPESLHQVTILMSDRGLPQNYRQIHGFGSHTYSFINANNERFYVKFHFKSQQGIASWTNEEAAKVVATDRESAQRDLFENIEQGNFPRWSLRVQVMPEADAARYHINPFDLTKVWPHKDYPLIDVGVVELNRNPDNYFAEVEQVAMNPANIVPGIGFSPDKMLQGRLFSYGDTQRYRLGINHHQIPVNAPKCPFHNTFHRDGAMRVDGNQGGKLNYEPNRESAYGASERAMEPPLALDGAADRWDHRVDSDYYSQPGALFRLFDEGQRQRLFANIAASMQGVPAEIVRVQLEHFTRADPAYGEGVKRALDLK, encoded by the coding sequence ATGAGCAAGAAAGACACTCTCACTACCGCAGCCGGCGCACCGGTCGCCGATAACCAGAATTCGCAGACCGCCGGCCCGCGCGGACCGATGCTGCTGCAGGACGTGTGGTTCCTCGAAAAACTCGCCCACTTCGACCGCGAGGTCATTCCCGAGCGGCGCGTTCATGCCAAGGGCTCCGGCGCGTACGGTACGCTGAAGATCACGCACAACATCAGCCAATACAGCAAGGCTTCGGTGTTTGCCGAGATCGGCAAGGAAACGCCGCTGTTTATCCGCTTCTCCACCGTCGCCGGCGAGCGCGGCGCGGCCGACGCCGAGCGCGACGTGCGCGGCTTCTCGGTCAAGTTCTATACCGACGAAGGCAACTGGGACGTGGTCGGCAACAACACCCCGGTGTTCTTCGTGCGCGACCCGCTCAAGTTCCCCGACTTTATCCACACGCAGAAGCGCAACCCGCGCACCAACCTGCGCGATCCGATCGCGGTGTGGGACTTCTGGTCGCGCCATCCGGAATCGCTGCACCAGGTCACCATCCTGATGAGCGACCGCGGCCTGCCGCAGAACTACCGCCAGATCCACGGCTTCGGCTCGCATACGTACTCGTTCATCAACGCCAACAACGAGCGCTTCTACGTCAAGTTCCACTTCAAGTCGCAGCAGGGCATCGCCAGCTGGACTAATGAAGAAGCGGCCAAGGTCGTGGCCACGGACCGCGAAAGCGCGCAGCGCGACCTGTTCGAGAACATCGAACAGGGCAACTTCCCGCGCTGGAGCCTGCGCGTGCAGGTCATGCCGGAAGCCGATGCGGCCAGGTACCACATCAACCCGTTCGACCTGACCAAGGTGTGGCCGCACAAGGACTACCCGTTGATCGACGTGGGCGTGGTCGAGCTCAACCGCAACCCCGACAACTACTTTGCCGAGGTCGAGCAGGTGGCGATGAATCCGGCCAATATCGTGCCGGGCATCGGCTTCTCGCCCGACAAGATGCTGCAAGGGCGGCTGTTCTCGTATGGCGACACGCAGCGCTATCGCCTCGGGATCAACCACCACCAGATCCCGGTGAACGCGCCGAAATGCCCGTTCCACAACACCTTCCACCGCGATGGCGCGATGCGCGTGGACGGCAACCAGGGGGGCAAGCTGAACTACGAGCCCAACCGCGAAAGCGCCTACGGCGCCAGCGAGCGCGCGATGGAGCCGCCGCTCGCGCTGGACGGCGCCGCCGACCGCTGGGACCACCGCGTGGACTCGGACTACTACAGCCAGCCGGGCGCGCTGTTCCGGCTGTTCGACGAAGGCCAGCGCCAGCGCCTGTTCGCCAATATCGCGGCGTCGATGCAGGGCGTACCCGCGGAGATCGTGCGCGTGCAGCTGGAGCACTTCACCAGGGCTGACCCGGCCTACGGCGAGGGCGTGAAGCGTGCGCTTGACCTGAAGTAA
- a CDS encoding LysR family transcriptional regulator (K04761: oxyR; LysR family transcriptional regulator, hydrogen peroxide-inducible genes activator) gives MTLTELKYIVAVARERHFGRAAEACFVSQPTLSVAIKKLEDELNVQIFERGTSEVSVTSIGEQIVAQAQRVLEQTMAIREIAKQGKDPLAGPLRVGVIYTIGPYLLPSLVKQMIETVPQMPLMLQENYTHKLIELLKQGEIDCAVMAEPFADSGLTVRPLYDEPFVVAVPRGHELAQARAIDPDELKRQTMLLLGSGHCFRDHVLGVCPELSRFSQAADGIQKTFEGSSLETIRHMVASGVGITVLPRTSVPDMKAKGDMLAYVPFADPVPDRRVVLAWRKSFTRLPAMEALANAVAACDLQGVRRLDAKDLAEAA, from the coding sequence ATGACGCTCACCGAACTCAAGTACATCGTCGCCGTGGCGCGAGAGCGCCATTTCGGCCGGGCCGCCGAAGCCTGCTTCGTCTCGCAGCCGACCCTGTCGGTCGCGATCAAGAAGCTGGAAGACGAACTCAACGTGCAGATTTTCGAGCGCGGCACCTCCGAGGTGTCGGTGACGTCCATCGGCGAGCAGATCGTCGCGCAGGCCCAGCGTGTGCTCGAACAGACCATGGCCATCCGCGAGATTGCCAAGCAGGGCAAGGACCCGCTGGCGGGCCCGCTGCGCGTGGGCGTGATCTACACCATCGGGCCGTACCTGTTGCCGTCGCTGGTCAAGCAGATGATCGAGACCGTGCCGCAGATGCCGCTGATGCTGCAGGAGAACTACACCCACAAGCTGATCGAGCTGCTCAAGCAGGGCGAGATCGACTGCGCGGTGATGGCCGAGCCGTTCGCCGATTCCGGCCTGACGGTGCGTCCGCTCTATGACGAGCCCTTTGTCGTCGCCGTGCCGCGCGGCCACGAACTGGCGCAGGCGCGCGCGATCGACCCGGATGAACTCAAGCGGCAAACCATGCTGCTGCTCGGCAGCGGCCACTGCTTCCGCGACCATGTGCTGGGCGTGTGCCCCGAGCTGTCGCGCTTCTCGCAGGCGGCCGACGGTATCCAGAAGACCTTCGAGGGCTCGTCGCTGGAGACCATCCGCCATATGGTCGCCAGCGGGGTCGGCATCACCGTGCTGCCGCGCACCTCGGTGCCTGACATGAAGGCCAAGGGCGACATGCTGGCCTATGTGCCGTTTGCCGATCCCGTGCCGGATCGCCGGGTGGTGCTGGCCTGGCGCAAGAGCTTTACCCGTCTGCCGGCAATGGAAGCGCTGGCCAATGCCGTGGCCGCGTGCGACCTGCAGGGCGTGCGCAGGCTCGACGCCAAGGATCTGGCAGAAGCTGCCTGA
- a CDS encoding ATP-dependent DNA helicase RecG (K03655: recG; ATP-dependent DNA helicase RecG [EC:3.6.4.12]) — MPGTAADPIQDPADAAKEAAAPARGKAGEAKGKATASGTSSAAARLAKLGLRRPVDLVLHLPMRYEDETTLAPIADAIRRAGAGQPAQVEGEVISNEVTFRPRRQLVVKIADDSGELTLRFLNFYGSQTKQMAEGVRLRVRGEVRGGFFGAEMVHPTVRPVVHGEALPDRLTPVYPSTAGIAQAYLRKAIGGALSRTPMPETLPQAVLQGPLARLHLRPLADCLRLLHAPPPQESEAALADRSHPAWQRIKFDELLAQQISLRRAHAARREKTAPTMSRREGGLLTRFLAALPFRLTGAQERVVAEIAADMTRPHPMHRLLQGDVGSGKTIVAALAACQAIDAGYQAALMAPTEILAEQHYRKLSAWLEPLGVPVVWLAGSLKAREKREAAARVESGEAQLVIGTHALIQDAVRFAKLGLSVVDEQHRFGVAQRLALRGKAGASDVPAPDTVPHQLMMSATPIPRTLAMTYYADLDVSVIDELPPGRTPIVTRLVNDARRDEVIARVHHAAAEGRQVYWVCPLIEESEALQLQTAVETYETLVAALPDLRVGLVHGRLPPAEKASVMDDFSANRMQVLVATTVIEVGVDVPNASLMVIEHAERFGLAQLHQLRGRVGRGSAESVCLLMYQAPLSPTARERLATMRETTDGFEIARRDLEIRGPGEFLGARQSGEAMLRFADLQTDAWLVEYAQEAAELMLERFPEAVEAHLSRWLGGREHYLKA; from the coding sequence ATGCCCGGAACCGCCGCCGACCCGATCCAGGACCCTGCCGATGCCGCCAAGGAAGCGGCGGCGCCCGCGCGTGGCAAGGCTGGCGAGGCAAAGGGCAAGGCTACAGCTTCGGGCACATCATCGGCGGCCGCGCGCCTGGCCAAGCTGGGCCTGCGCCGTCCCGTCGACCTGGTGCTGCACCTGCCGATGCGCTACGAGGACGAGACCACGCTGGCACCGATCGCCGACGCAATCCGCCGCGCCGGGGCGGGCCAGCCGGCGCAGGTCGAAGGCGAGGTCATCTCCAATGAAGTCACGTTCCGGCCGCGCCGCCAGCTGGTGGTCAAGATCGCCGACGACAGCGGCGAACTGACGCTGCGCTTCCTCAACTTCTACGGCAGCCAGACCAAGCAGATGGCCGAGGGCGTGCGCCTGCGCGTGCGCGGCGAGGTCCGCGGCGGTTTCTTCGGCGCCGAGATGGTGCACCCGACGGTGCGCCCGGTGGTGCACGGCGAAGCGCTGCCGGACCGCCTGACACCCGTGTATCCATCCACCGCCGGTATCGCACAGGCCTACTTGCGCAAGGCCATCGGCGGCGCGCTGTCGCGCACACCCATGCCCGAGACGCTGCCGCAGGCGGTGCTGCAAGGGCCGCTGGCCCGGCTGCACCTGCGCCCGCTGGCCGACTGCCTGCGCCTGCTGCATGCGCCGCCGCCGCAGGAAAGCGAGGCCGCGCTGGCCGACCGCTCGCACCCGGCCTGGCAGCGCATCAAGTTCGACGAGCTGCTTGCGCAGCAGATTTCGCTGCGGCGCGCACACGCGGCGCGGCGCGAGAAGACCGCGCCGACCATGTCGCGCCGCGAGGGCGGTTTGCTGACCCGCTTCCTGGCCGCGCTGCCATTCCGGCTGACCGGCGCGCAGGAACGCGTGGTCGCGGAGATTGCCGCCGACATGACGCGGCCGCACCCGATGCACCGGCTGCTGCAGGGCGATGTCGGCAGCGGCAAGACCATCGTCGCCGCGCTGGCGGCGTGCCAGGCGATCGACGCCGGCTACCAGGCGGCGCTGATGGCGCCCACCGAAATCCTGGCCGAGCAACACTACCGCAAGCTGTCCGCGTGGCTGGAGCCACTGGGCGTGCCGGTGGTCTGGCTGGCCGGCAGCCTGAAGGCGCGCGAGAAGCGCGAGGCCGCCGCGCGCGTGGAATCGGGCGAGGCGCAGCTGGTGATCGGCACCCATGCGCTGATCCAGGACGCCGTGCGCTTTGCGAAGCTGGGCCTGTCGGTGGTCGACGAGCAGCACCGCTTCGGCGTGGCGCAGCGGCTGGCGCTGCGCGGCAAGGCGGGTGCCAGCGATGTGCCGGCGCCGGACACGGTGCCGCACCAGCTGATGATGTCGGCCACGCCGATCCCACGCACGCTCGCCATGACGTATTACGCCGACCTCGACGTGTCGGTGATCGACGAACTGCCGCCGGGCCGCACGCCCATCGTCACGCGGCTGGTCAACGATGCGCGCCGCGACGAGGTGATCGCGCGCGTGCACCATGCCGCCGCGGAAGGGCGCCAGGTCTACTGGGTCTGTCCGCTGATCGAGGAAAGCGAGGCGCTGCAGCTGCAGACCGCGGTGGAGACCTACGAGACGCTGGTCGCCGCGCTCCCTGACCTGCGAGTGGGCCTGGTGCACGGCCGCCTGCCGCCGGCGGAGAAAGCGTCGGTGATGGACGACTTCAGCGCCAACCGCATGCAGGTGCTGGTGGCCACGACCGTGATCGAAGTGGGCGTGGACGTGCCCAATGCCTCGCTGATGGTGATCGAGCATGCCGAGCGCTTTGGCCTGGCCCAGCTGCACCAGTTGCGCGGGCGGGTGGGGCGGGGCAGCGCCGAATCGGTGTGCCTGCTGATGTACCAGGCGCCGCTGTCGCCGACCGCGCGCGAACGGCTGGCGACCATGCGCGAGACCACCGACGGCTTCGAGATCGCGCGGCGCGACCTGGAAATCCGTGGCCCCGGTGAGTTCCTGGGCGCACGCCAGTCGGGCGAGGCCATGCTGCGCTTTGCCGACCTGCAGACCGACGCATGGCTGGTGGAATACGCGCAGGAGGCGGCCGAGCTGATGCTGGAGCGCTTTCCGGAAGCGGTCGAAGCACACCTTTCGCGCTGGCTCGGCGGGCGCGAGCACTATCTGAAAGCCTGA
- a CDS encoding S-adenosylmethionine tRNA ribosyltransferase (K07568: queA; S-adenosylmethionine:tRNA ribosyltransferase-isomerase [EC:2.4.99.17]) has translation MLTLSDFDFPLPPELIAQSALPDRSASRLLVVERLAPADTADAVRLVDRAFSDIVDYLRPDDLLVFNDTRVIKARFFGHKPSGGKIEVLVERIVDSHTVLAQVRASKTPAEGSTLHLADDAFAVTVGPRVDQFFTLRFPEPALDLIERYGRLPLPPYITHDPDAYDETRYQTVYARSPGAVAAPTAGLHFDDALFARLDAAGVRRAFLTLHVGAGTFQPVRTENLAEHKMHSEWYAISEELAQAVRDTRARGGSVIAVGTTSLRALESAAQADGTLAAGSGDTDIFITPGYRFRLVDALITNFHLPRSTLLMLVSALSGVEAIRAAYRHAVEQRYRFFSYGDAMLLTRQPAAGPEA, from the coding sequence ATGTTGACGCTCTCCGATTTCGATTTTCCGCTGCCGCCCGAACTGATTGCCCAGAGCGCGCTGCCCGACCGCAGTGCCAGCCGGCTGCTGGTGGTCGAACGGCTCGCGCCCGCCGACACCGCCGACGCGGTGCGCCTGGTCGATCGCGCCTTCAGCGATATCGTCGACTACCTGCGTCCCGATGACCTGCTGGTGTTCAACGACACGCGCGTGATCAAGGCGCGCTTCTTCGGCCACAAGCCCAGCGGCGGCAAGATCGAGGTGCTGGTCGAGCGCATCGTCGACAGCCACACCGTGCTGGCCCAGGTGCGCGCCTCCAAGACGCCCGCCGAGGGCAGCACGCTGCATCTGGCCGACGACGCCTTCGCCGTCACCGTGGGGCCGCGCGTGGACCAGTTCTTCACGCTGCGCTTCCCCGAGCCGGCGCTGGACCTGATCGAGCGCTACGGCCGCCTGCCGCTGCCGCCGTATATCACGCACGACCCGGACGCCTACGACGAGACCCGCTACCAGACCGTCTACGCGCGCAGTCCGGGCGCCGTGGCCGCACCCACCGCAGGGCTGCATTTCGACGATGCGCTGTTCGCGCGCCTCGATGCCGCTGGCGTGCGCCGCGCCTTCCTGACGCTGCACGTGGGCGCTGGCACGTTCCAGCCGGTGCGCACCGAGAACCTGGCCGAGCACAAGATGCACTCGGAGTGGTACGCGATCTCCGAGGAACTGGCCCAGGCCGTGCGCGACACCCGCGCCCGCGGCGGCAGCGTGATCGCGGTCGGCACCACCTCGCTGCGCGCGCTGGAATCGGCCGCGCAGGCCGACGGCACGCTCGCCGCCGGCAGCGGCGACACCGATATCTTCATCACGCCCGGCTACCGCTTCCGCCTGGTCGATGCCCTGATCACCAACTTCCACCTGCCCAGGTCGACGCTGCTCATGCTGGTCTCTGCGCTGTCCGGTGTGGAAGCCATCCGCGCCGCCTACCGCCATGCGGTCGAGCAGCGCTACCGTTTCTTCAGCTACGGCGACGCCATGCTGCTGACGCGCCAGCCCGCCGCCGGCCCCGAGGCCTGA
- a CDS encoding queuine tRNA-ribosyltransferase (K00773: tgt, QTRT1; queuine tRNA-ribosyltransferase [EC:2.4.2.29]) produces MLNFELITTDGNARRGRVTLNHGVVETPIFMPVGTYGSVKAMSPLELNEIGAHIILGNTFHLWLRPGLDVVKAHEGLHKFIGWDKPILTDSGGFQVFSLGDLRKITEDGVTFASPVNGDKLFLSPEISMQIQRTLNSDIVMQFDECTPYEIDGRPATHEVAAKSMRMSLRWAKRSRDEFERVANPNALFGIVQGGMYEDLRDESLAGLSELDFHGFAIGGLSVGEPKEDMMRVLEHVAPRLPADKPHYLMGVGTPEDLVAGVAAGVDMFDCVMPTRNARNGWLFTRYGDVKIKNAAHRNDPRPLDESCACYTCRNFSRAYLHHLHRVGEILGARLNTIHNLHYYLQLMREVRESIEQHRFTDFRRQFAADRARGTQ; encoded by the coding sequence ATGCTCAACTTCGAACTCATCACCACCGACGGCAACGCCCGCCGCGGCCGCGTCACGCTGAACCACGGCGTGGTCGAGACGCCGATCTTCATGCCGGTCGGCACCTACGGCTCGGTCAAGGCCATGTCGCCGCTGGAACTGAACGAGATCGGCGCGCACATCATCCTTGGCAACACCTTCCACCTGTGGCTGCGCCCGGGGCTGGACGTGGTCAAGGCCCACGAGGGCCTACACAAATTTATCGGCTGGGACAAGCCGATCCTGACCGATTCTGGCGGCTTCCAGGTGTTTTCGCTGGGCGATCTGCGCAAGATCACCGAAGATGGCGTCACGTTCGCATCACCGGTCAATGGCGACAAGCTCTTCCTGTCGCCCGAGATCTCGATGCAGATCCAGCGCACGCTGAACTCCGACATCGTGATGCAGTTCGACGAGTGCACGCCCTACGAGATCGACGGGCGCCCCGCCACGCACGAGGTAGCGGCCAAGTCGATGCGCATGAGCCTGCGCTGGGCCAAGCGCTCGCGCGACGAGTTCGAACGCGTGGCCAACCCGAACGCGCTGTTCGGCATCGTCCAGGGCGGCATGTACGAGGACCTGCGCGATGAATCGCTGGCGGGGCTGTCCGAGCTGGATTTCCACGGCTTTGCCATCGGCGGCCTGTCGGTGGGAGAGCCCAAAGAAGACATGATGCGCGTGCTGGAGCACGTGGCGCCGCGCCTGCCGGCCGACAAGCCGCACTACCTGATGGGCGTGGGCACGCCGGAAGATCTGGTGGCCGGTGTGGCCGCGGGCGTCGACATGTTCGATTGCGTGATGCCCACCCGCAACGCGCGCAACGGCTGGCTCTTCACCCGCTACGGCGACGTCAAGATCAAGAACGCGGCGCACCGCAACGACCCGCGCCCGCTCGATGAAAGCTGCGCCTGCTACACCTGCCGCAACTTCTCGCGCGCCTACCTGCACCACCTGCACCGCGTGGGCGAGATCCTGGGCGCGCGCCTGAATACCATTCACAACCTGCACTACTACCTGCAGCTGATGCGCGAGGTGCGCGAATCGATCGAGCAGCACCGTTTCACCGACTTCCGCCGCCAGTTTGCGGCCGATCGCGCGCGCGGCACGCAGTGA
- a CDS encoding preprotein translocase subunit YajC (K03210: yajC; preprotein translocase subunit YajC), translated as MLISNAFAQTAGAGGAAGGLMSFLPIILMFAVLWFIMIRPQMKRQKESKAMLEALAKNDEVVTAGGILGRVTKVTDQYVGLEIATGTEITVQKNAVTTVLPKGSLKAL; from the coding sequence GTGTTGATTTCTAACGCATTTGCCCAGACCGCCGGTGCCGGCGGCGCGGCTGGCGGCCTGATGAGCTTCCTGCCCATCATCCTGATGTTTGCGGTGCTGTGGTTCATCATGATCCGCCCGCAAATGAAGCGCCAGAAGGAATCAAAGGCGATGCTCGAAGCGCTGGCCAAGAACGATGAAGTCGTCACCGCCGGCGGTATCCTGGGCCGCGTGACCAAGGTCACCGACCAGTACGTCGGTCTGGAAATCGCCACGGGCACGGAAATCACCGTGCAGAAGAACGCCGTGACCACGGTGCTGCCGAAGGGCTCGCTGAAGGCGCTCTGA